From the Leucobacter denitrificans genome, one window contains:
- a CDS encoding TM0106 family RecB-like putative nuclease — protein sequence MFVRETDAGPLIVTSASDLTAASTCEFAFLRRVDEKLGRDVEVPADDDPMLARAGALGDVHEEAELARLRSVFGDGTAGEPGGVVMIPRPETMEPDALEQVALLTRSALDGRAEIVFQATFFDPAQRPRTHEGDAAIGFIGFADFLELLPSGEYEVQDTKLARRAKVTALMQLAAYAEQLERIGVSVAPEATLILGSGERSTHRIDDIAPVFRRRRARLHEILLERFSAVGSDGSRATASPIAWGDERFAMCGRCEVCEPEVVRTRDPLLIAGINIRQRNALLAAGLTTLDAVAARVDQVEQSLVPGMTSAVFQRLALQAAVQVAAETEGPPPFRVIAPHELAAIPHPDPGDLFFDFEGDPFYRETDDDGIAKWNLDYLFGMVDADESFTSIWAHSLSEERKALETFIALVRERRRRFSGMRIYHYASYERTHLLSIAARHGVCEAEVDELLREHVLVDLYPIVRRALRVGSRSYSIKKLEPLYMGQSFATKRV from the coding sequence ATGTTCGTACGGGAAACCGATGCTGGTCCGCTCATCGTGACGAGCGCAAGCGACCTGACCGCAGCGAGCACCTGCGAGTTCGCATTTTTGCGGCGGGTTGACGAGAAGCTCGGGCGTGATGTCGAAGTGCCAGCTGACGACGACCCAATGCTCGCACGAGCCGGTGCGCTCGGAGACGTGCATGAAGAAGCCGAGCTTGCCCGCCTACGCTCGGTGTTTGGTGACGGCACCGCAGGAGAGCCGGGCGGCGTCGTGATGATCCCGAGGCCCGAAACGATGGAACCGGATGCGCTCGAGCAAGTCGCGTTGCTCACCCGAAGCGCGCTTGATGGACGCGCCGAGATTGTGTTTCAGGCGACCTTTTTCGATCCTGCACAGCGACCGCGAACCCATGAGGGCGATGCAGCGATCGGGTTTATCGGCTTCGCCGACTTTCTCGAGCTGCTGCCGAGCGGCGAGTACGAAGTGCAAGACACCAAGCTCGCGCGGCGTGCAAAGGTTACGGCGCTCATGCAGCTCGCGGCATATGCGGAACAGCTTGAGCGAATTGGGGTGTCTGTTGCTCCCGAGGCGACCCTCATTCTGGGCAGTGGTGAGCGATCCACACACCGCATTGATGACATCGCGCCGGTGTTTCGACGGCGCAGGGCGAGACTGCACGAAATACTGCTCGAACGGTTCAGCGCGGTAGGCAGCGACGGCAGCAGGGCGACTGCTTCGCCGATTGCCTGGGGCGATGAGCGCTTCGCCATGTGTGGGCGCTGCGAAGTGTGCGAGCCCGAGGTGGTGCGCACGAGAGATCCACTGCTCATTGCGGGCATTAATATTCGGCAGCGCAACGCGCTTTTGGCGGCCGGGCTCACGACGTTAGATGCGGTTGCGGCACGGGTAGATCAGGTCGAACAGTCGCTGGTGCCTGGCATGACGAGCGCGGTGTTTCAACGGCTTGCTCTGCAGGCAGCCGTTCAGGTGGCGGCAGAGACCGAAGGCCCGCCGCCGTTCCGGGTAATTGCACCGCATGAGCTGGCTGCGATTCCGCACCCAGACCCGGGAGACCTGTTTTTCGACTTCGAGGGTGATCCGTTCTACCGCGAGACAGACGACGATGGTATTGCGAAGTGGAACCTTGACTACCTCTTCGGCATGGTTGACGCTGACGAGTCGTTTACCTCGATCTGGGCGCACTCCCTGAGCGAAGAGCGGAAGGCGCTTGAGACATTCATCGCTCTAGTTCGAGAGCGACGGCGCAGGTTTTCGGGCATGCGCATCTACCACTACGCCTCGTACGAGCGCACGCACCTACTTTCGATAGCTGCCCGCCACGGGGTCTGCGAAGCAGAGGTCGACGAACTGCTCCGGGAACACGTGCTTGTCGATCTTTATCCTATTGTGCGACGCGCGCTCCGGGTCGGCTCACGCTCGTACTCGATCAAGAAACTCGAGCCGTTATACATGGGGCAGAGCTTCGCGACGAAGAGGGTGTGA
- a CDS encoding DEAD/DEAH box helicase, with amino-acid sequence MTEQASQPTQTFADLGVPAPIAHALEKNGKTEPFPIQRDTLPDTLKGRDVLGRGRTGSGKTIAFGIPLVANLAGGEAGIDAHEAAHKRKPSRPRGIVLAPTRELVTQIAETIKMLGDPAGIKVTTIFGGIPQRRQEAALEAGVDIVVAAPGRLDDLMRQGVISLDGVEITVLDEADHMADMGFLPVVTRIMNKTPEQGQRLLFSATLDNGVDNIVKKYLTNPVLHSVDSAESPVPQLTHHVFEVAGKGQKDALIEALASGTARRILFTRMKHQAKKLAKQLTAAGIPAVELQGNLSQNARDRNLAEFVSGEARVLVATDVAARGVHVDGVDLVVHIDPPVEHKAYLHRSGRTARAGNEGDVVTIVLPEQRGEMKQLMRAAKIRVSPIHVDPMSSNVSREVLDLIGEIAPRVDPKLTEKRRAEAQAAQQRAAGHNPAGQGKSSGANARRKRSRGRGGSGGGSDQGTRQGGGNKQRSGQQGQRSGGQRGQRGSGQRGSGQRGGQR; translated from the coding sequence GTGACCGAACAAGCTTCTCAACCAACTCAGACATTCGCCGATCTCGGCGTGCCCGCACCCATTGCGCATGCACTCGAGAAGAACGGCAAGACCGAACCCTTTCCGATTCAGCGCGACACACTGCCAGACACGCTCAAGGGCCGCGACGTCCTCGGGCGCGGGCGCACGGGGTCAGGCAAGACCATCGCCTTCGGCATCCCACTCGTCGCAAACCTCGCAGGAGGCGAGGCTGGTATTGATGCCCACGAAGCCGCACACAAGCGCAAACCTTCGAGGCCCCGCGGTATTGTGCTCGCGCCGACTCGCGAACTTGTCACCCAGATCGCCGAGACCATCAAGATGCTCGGTGACCCCGCAGGCATCAAGGTCACCACGATCTTCGGTGGCATTCCCCAGCGTCGACAAGAGGCCGCACTTGAGGCTGGCGTTGACATCGTGGTTGCCGCTCCTGGGCGGCTTGACGACCTCATGCGCCAGGGCGTCATCAGCCTCGACGGCGTTGAGATCACCGTGCTTGACGAGGCCGACCATATGGCAGACATGGGCTTTCTCCCGGTCGTCACCCGCATCATGAACAAAACCCCGGAGCAGGGGCAGCGGCTGCTCTTCAGCGCAACGCTCGATAACGGTGTCGACAACATCGTGAAGAAGTACCTGACTAACCCTGTGCTGCACTCGGTCGACTCAGCAGAATCACCGGTGCCGCAACTCACGCACCACGTGTTCGAGGTCGCAGGCAAGGGTCAGAAAGACGCCCTCATCGAGGCACTCGCCTCGGGCACTGCGCGCCGAATCCTCTTCACCCGCATGAAGCACCAGGCGAAGAAGCTTGCGAAGCAGCTCACGGCGGCTGGCATTCCCGCTGTCGAGTTGCAGGGCAACCTCTCGCAGAACGCTCGCGATCGTAACCTCGCAGAGTTCGTTTCGGGCGAAGCACGGGTGCTCGTCGCGACCGATGTTGCGGCGCGCGGCGTGCACGTCGACGGGGTCGACCTCGTCGTGCACATCGATCCACCCGTCGAGCACAAGGCGTACCTGCACCGCTCGGGCCGCACCGCTCGCGCGGGCAATGAGGGCGACGTCGTTACCATCGTGTTGCCTGAGCAGCGCGGCGAGATGAAGCAGCTCATGCGGGCGGCGAAGATTCGCGTCTCCCCTATTCACGTCGACCCGATGTCGTCGAATGTCTCACGCGAAGTTCTCGACCTTATTGGCGAGATTGCGCCACGGGTCGATCCAAAGCTTACTGAGAAGCGACGCGCCGAGGCGCAGGCTGCGCAGCAGCGCGCGGCAGGGCACAATCCCGCGGGTCAGGGCAAGTCCTCTGGCGCCAACGCAAGGCGCAAGCGGTCGCGCGGCCGCGGCGGCAGTGGCGGTGGTTCGGACCAGGGCACCAGGCAGGGTGGCGGCAACAAGCAGCGCAGCGGTCAGCAAGGCCAGCGCAGCGGTGGCCAGCGCGGCCAGCGTGGCTCCGGCCAGCGTGGCTCCGGCCAGCGTGGCGGCCAGCGCTAG
- a CDS encoding aminotransferase class I/II-fold pyridoxal phosphate-dependent enzyme: MLTDIQVSQRVAPYTEALERFADANPQSLMVPGHGCTPNAGGDHLAQVFGERLVQLDVPLMLDGIDLGSDSPLAQAQRLAAEAWGARRTWFLTNGASQGNRTAAFAVRGLGERVLMQRSSHSSFTDGVLLAGLIPAFIAPNVDHEHGIAHGLTPEALGEALATEAEAGRDVHSVYVVSPSYFGSTADVAGLARVAHSHGAALIVDGAWGAHFGFHEDLPESPAKLGADLVISSTHKLAGSLTQSAMLHLGETEFADRLEPLVARSYTMTSSTSASAILMGSLDAARHALVNKHDEIGEAIRLSEALRDRLRLSEHYSVISDGFGAFPDIVATDPLRIPIDVSRLGQSGHWVRDRVIAEHGVYFEMSTATAIVAVIGALAAPDLDRVMAALEEVAAESDALRGDTAAAGVSEGNTTAFPELPEAGTLRMLPRAAYFAESIVVTAHQAIGQISADTLAAYPPGIPNLVPGEEITEETVTFLQAVAASPTGFVRGAADPLVATFRVVRDPLTASAN; this comes from the coding sequence ATGCTCACTGACATCCAGGTATCACAGCGCGTTGCGCCTTATACGGAGGCGCTCGAGCGCTTCGCTGATGCAAACCCGCAAAGCCTCATGGTTCCGGGCCACGGGTGTACGCCGAACGCTGGTGGCGACCACCTCGCACAGGTGTTTGGTGAGCGACTGGTGCAACTCGACGTGCCGCTCATGCTCGACGGCATTGACCTCGGAAGCGACTCTCCGCTCGCGCAGGCGCAACGCCTCGCGGCCGAGGCGTGGGGTGCGCGGCGCACGTGGTTCTTGACGAATGGAGCGTCGCAGGGCAACCGTACTGCTGCATTTGCGGTGCGAGGGCTTGGCGAGCGGGTGCTCATGCAGCGAAGCTCGCACTCAAGCTTCACCGACGGCGTGTTGCTCGCGGGTCTCATTCCGGCCTTTATCGCCCCGAACGTCGACCACGAGCACGGCATTGCTCACGGGCTCACTCCTGAGGCGCTCGGCGAAGCGCTCGCGACCGAGGCCGAGGCCGGGCGCGACGTACACAGCGTCTATGTCGTGTCGCCGAGCTACTTCGGCTCCACCGCAGACGTCGCGGGCCTCGCCCGTGTCGCGCACAGTCACGGCGCTGCGCTCATCGTCGATGGTGCTTGGGGCGCACACTTTGGTTTCCACGAGGATCTGCCAGAGTCGCCTGCAAAGCTCGGCGCTGACCTCGTCATCTCGAGCACGCACAAGCTTGCGGGCTCGCTCACACAATCGGCGATGTTGCATCTTGGTGAGACCGAGTTTGCAGATCGACTTGAGCCCCTCGTTGCGCGTTCGTACACGATGACGTCGTCGACCTCGGCGAGCGCTATCCTGATGGGCTCGCTCGACGCGGCGCGTCACGCGCTCGTGAACAAGCACGATGAGATCGGCGAGGCAATACGTCTTTCAGAGGCCCTGCGGGATCGGCTCAGACTGAGCGAACACTACTCGGTAATTAGCGATGGCTTCGGGGCGTTCCCCGACATCGTTGCCACAGATCCGCTGCGCATTCCCATAGATGTTTCGAGACTCGGTCAGAGCGGCCACTGGGTGCGGGACCGTGTTATCGCTGAGCACGGCGTGTACTTTGAGATGTCGACGGCGACCGCGATTGTTGCGGTCATCGGTGCGTTAGCGGCTCCGGATCTTGACCGCGTCATGGCCGCGCTCGAGGAAGTTGCAGCTGAGTCAGACGCACTGCGCGGAGATACTGCTGCAGCAGGCGTGAGTGAAGGCAACACCACTGCTTTCCCGGAACTGCCTGAGGCAGGAACGCTTCGTATGCTGCCGCGTGCAGCGTACTTCGCTGAGAGCATCGTGGTGACTGCACACCAGGCTATTGGCCAGATCTCGGCAGACACGCTCGCCGCTTACCCGCCGGGTATCCCGAACCTCGTTCCGGGGGAGGAGATCACGGAGGAGACCGTCACATTCTTGCAGGCAGTCGCGGCCTCACCGACAGGGTTTGTGCGGGGAGCCGCTGACCCACTCGTGGCGACGTTCAGGGTTGTGCGCGATCCGCTCACCGCGAGCGCAAACTAG
- a CDS encoding LysR family transcriptional regulator produces the protein MIDLRQLQALSAVAEEGSVARAAIRLGWSQPTVDYHLKNLDRLVGTELTARSTRGSRLTTAGQLMLERGEEILGLADRTLTDVRDLAELGHVRLRFGIFPSAAARLLPGIALRLGELGIELDATLEEVMPLVAGVNQHTLDAALIYAAGGYDLPLRSEVHTTHVFTDPMLLALPAHHELADVERFDIDTLLTLRGENWVMGSTPGDTIDDLVREMYAATGKEPTFAIRTDDYAVVLALIAANMGVALIPSLLQGLAPEGVVLRPITDERFTRELLLAAPAGPGGPSTAVRQLAEAVRRSISALG, from the coding sequence ATGATCGATCTCAGGCAGTTGCAGGCGTTGAGTGCGGTGGCCGAAGAAGGATCGGTTGCTCGAGCTGCCATTCGTCTTGGATGGAGCCAGCCCACCGTCGACTACCACCTCAAGAACCTTGACCGTCTGGTCGGCACAGAGCTCACCGCACGCAGTACGCGAGGCAGCCGCCTCACCACCGCGGGGCAACTCATGCTCGAACGTGGCGAGGAGATACTCGGACTCGCTGATCGCACACTCACCGACGTTCGCGATCTCGCTGAACTCGGCCATGTGCGATTGAGGTTCGGCATTTTCCCCTCCGCCGCCGCGAGGCTCCTTCCAGGCATTGCCCTCAGACTTGGTGAACTTGGTATCGAACTCGATGCGACACTCGAAGAGGTGATGCCCCTCGTTGCAGGCGTGAATCAACACACCCTCGACGCCGCACTCATCTATGCGGCGGGTGGCTACGATCTCCCCCTACGGTCAGAAGTGCACACCACGCACGTGTTCACTGACCCGATGCTCCTCGCGCTTCCCGCTCACCATGAACTTGCCGACGTCGAGCGGTTCGACATCGACACCCTTCTCACGCTTCGAGGCGAGAACTGGGTGATGGGATCCACCCCCGGTGACACCATCGATGACCTCGTGCGAGAGATGTACGCGGCGACCGGAAAGGAGCCGACCTTCGCGATTCGCACCGACGACTACGCCGTTGTACTAGCGCTGATCGCAGCGAACATGGGCGTCGCACTCATACCAAGCCTGTTGCAGGGGCTAGCGCCCGAAGGAGTTGTGCTCAGGCCCATCACCGACGAACGGTTCACCCGCGAACTACTGCTCGCAGCCCCAGCGGGCCCGGGAGGCCCGAGCACCGCAGTGCGGCAACTGGCCGAGGCCGTGCGTCGGTCTATCTCAGCGTTAGGCTAG
- a CDS encoding DHA2 family efflux MFS transporter permease subunit — protein MSTHPAESVSENTQESAERAFGTREKLAIWLLLGSSFVVILNETIMGLALPVLMVALDITAAEGQWLTTAFLLTMSVVIPITGMLIQRVPTRALFIAAMSLFSLGTLISAVAPGLALLILGRVVQASGTAVMLPLLMTTVVTLVPVQLRGQLMGRIAIVMSVAPALGPTIAGLILEVLSWRWLFLLVLPIAIIALVLGSLRMPNVGIRKVVRIDIVSVVLSALAFGGLVFGLSEAGAAANGEQFVEPFIPVIVGVVALVLFVWRQISLQREDRALLDLRTFRSRPYALSTVLLICSSMALFGSLILLPIYLQNVLGYKPIEAGLVLLPGGLLMGLLGPLVGRIIDAHGVRPMLIPGAFITAAALGAMGLMGESTSIWQVVGTHLLLSVGLAGVFTPVFSVSLGSLPLHLASHGSALISTVQQVAGAAGTALFVTIMTLVSVAFAGSPDAVGSSALAHGTSVAFYLGGAVACVGAVIAIFIREDEVSAAAHGGH, from the coding sequence ATGTCTACGCACCCCGCCGAATCTGTATCGGAAAACACGCAAGAGTCGGCCGAACGGGCGTTCGGAACTCGAGAGAAACTCGCAATTTGGTTGTTGCTTGGTTCGTCGTTCGTCGTGATTCTTAACGAAACCATCATGGGCCTGGCCCTGCCGGTACTCATGGTAGCGCTCGATATCACCGCCGCAGAGGGGCAGTGGCTCACCACAGCGTTCTTGCTCACCATGAGCGTGGTCATTCCGATCACGGGAATGCTCATCCAACGCGTTCCGACTCGGGCGCTCTTTATCGCGGCTATGTCGCTGTTCAGCCTCGGCACGCTCATCTCTGCGGTTGCTCCGGGGCTCGCATTGCTCATTCTCGGTCGTGTCGTGCAGGCATCGGGTACGGCGGTGATGCTGCCGCTGCTCATGACCACGGTGGTGACGCTCGTTCCTGTGCAACTCCGCGGCCAACTCATGGGGCGCATTGCGATCGTGATGTCGGTTGCTCCGGCGCTGGGGCCAACAATCGCGGGGCTCATTCTCGAGGTATTGAGCTGGCGCTGGCTCTTCTTGCTCGTGCTCCCGATCGCGATCATCGCACTCGTGCTCGGTTCGTTGCGCATGCCGAACGTGGGTATTCGCAAGGTCGTGCGGATCGACATCGTTTCGGTGGTGCTGTCGGCGCTCGCGTTCGGCGGGCTTGTCTTCGGTTTGAGCGAGGCCGGCGCCGCGGCGAACGGCGAACAATTTGTCGAACCATTCATTCCGGTCATCGTTGGTGTCGTGGCGCTCGTGCTCTTTGTTTGGCGCCAAATTTCACTTCAGCGTGAAGACCGTGCGCTCCTCGATTTGCGTACCTTCCGCAGCCGCCCGTATGCGCTGTCAACGGTGCTGCTCATCTGCAGCTCGATGGCGCTGTTTGGGTCACTGATCCTGCTGCCGATCTACCTGCAGAATGTGCTGGGATACAAGCCAATTGAGGCCGGTCTGGTGCTGCTTCCCGGCGGGCTGCTCATGGGATTGCTCGGGCCACTTGTCGGTCGCATTATCGACGCACACGGCGTTCGCCCGATGCTTATTCCAGGTGCATTCATTACTGCCGCCGCGCTTGGAGCGATGGGGCTCATGGGTGAGTCAACGAGCATCTGGCAGGTGGTCGGTACGCACCTGCTGCTGAGCGTTGGGCTCGCCGGAGTCTTTACGCCGGTCTTCTCTGTATCGCTTGGATCGCTTCCGCTTCACCTCGCGTCGCACGGCAGCGCTTTGATCTCAACGGTTCAGCAGGTTGCTGGTGCAGCGGGAACCGCACTTTTCGTCACGATCATGACGCTGGTCTCTGTCGCATTTGCCGGATCTCCTGACGCTGTCGGAAGCTCAGCACTCGCTCACGGTACGAGTGTTGCGTTCTACCTGGGCGGCGCGGTCGCCTGCGTGGGTGCGGTAATTGCGATCTTCATTCGTGAAGATGAGGTGAGTGCCGCGGCGCACGGGGGCCACTAG
- a CDS encoding GNAT family N-acetyltransferase — protein sequence MANYSDEEAALADGIQIVHEPDASRFAVYQQQDEARSLVGEAHYSLRRSGKVDFDHTLIIPRLRGTGLSNLLAQHALTSDVAKSNEITASCWFIAQYLARNPELAH from the coding sequence ATGGCGAACTATTCTGACGAAGAGGCAGCACTCGCTGACGGGATCCAGATTGTGCACGAACCCGATGCGAGCAGGTTCGCCGTGTATCAGCAGCAAGATGAGGCTCGATCACTCGTGGGCGAAGCGCACTATTCGCTTCGGCGCTCTGGCAAAGTCGACTTCGACCACACGCTCATCATTCCGAGGCTTCGCGGCACCGGCCTATCCAATCTGCTCGCGCAGCACGCACTCACCTCAGACGTCGCGAAGTCGAACGAGATCACCGCGTCATGCTGGTTTATTGCGCAGTACCTCGCGAGGAATCCCGAGCTCGCGCACTAG
- a CDS encoding asparagine synthase: MGWFTRRRSRNTPPRRLPKRVLAPVEEIVEQGLLVADVAVRMRVKNAIIMNALKEHADYREEQILEMVRDSLNELAVERERDARHISRVRGEIRDRGRSAWSETEYGSGDNRTLRHRQEVYEKVAAELRERTENDTYVSETAERARKLAWEEIGNSLKERASHPYYSGGHDEEYRSEREGRIQQLIEKDLTALVQQQAPKNNLKGLVKFKGAKRP; this comes from the coding sequence ATGGGTTGGTTTACCAGGCGTAGGTCGCGCAATACACCTCCACGGCGCCTCCCAAAGCGGGTGCTCGCTCCGGTCGAAGAGATCGTTGAACAGGGTCTGCTGGTTGCTGATGTCGCGGTGCGCATGCGGGTGAAAAACGCGATCATTATGAACGCGCTCAAAGAGCACGCCGACTATCGCGAAGAGCAGATTCTCGAGATGGTTCGGGATTCGCTGAATGAACTCGCGGTTGAGCGAGAGCGAGACGCGCGACATATTTCGCGCGTGCGGGGCGAGATACGAGACCGTGGCCGCAGTGCTTGGAGTGAAACCGAGTACGGTAGCGGCGACAATCGCACGCTTCGGCACCGGCAAGAGGTGTACGAGAAGGTCGCCGCAGAGCTCAGGGAGCGCACTGAGAACGATACGTACGTTAGCGAGACAGCCGAGCGGGCACGAAAGCTCGCCTGGGAAGAGATCGGTAACTCGCTGAAAGAGCGCGCAAGCCATCCCTATTACAGTGGTGGTCACGATGAGGAGTACCGTAGCGAGCGCGAGGGCCGTATTCAGCAGCTCATCGAGAAAGATCTCACTGCACTCGTGCAGCAGCAGGCGCCAAAGAATAATCTCAAGGGACTCGTCAAGTTCAAGGGCGCGAAGCGGCCGTAG
- a CDS encoding DMT family transporter has protein sequence MTLAWIILIASGLLEAVWATSLEASQGFKKLKPSLLFAASVSASMVGLSYAMNTIPVGTAYAVWVGIGAVLTAAWAMLSGAERPTVIRVLLLIGLIGCVVGLKVVS, from the coding sequence ATGACCCTCGCATGGATCATTCTTATTGCCAGCGGCCTCCTCGAAGCCGTCTGGGCGACCTCACTCGAAGCCTCTCAGGGCTTCAAAAAACTCAAACCGTCTCTGCTCTTCGCTGCGTCTGTGAGCGCGAGCATGGTCGGCTTATCGTACGCAATGAACACCATCCCCGTCGGCACCGCTTACGCGGTATGGGTCGGGATCGGCGCGGTGCTCACAGCTGCGTGGGCGATGCTCAGCGGCGCTGAACGACCAACGGTCATCCGCGTACTGCTGCTCATCGGTCTCATCGGCTGTGTCGTAGGCCTCAAGGTGGTGAGCTAG
- a CDS encoding DMT family transporter has protein sequence MTKKVSTGAHWVALFASAGLEAAWALALSASNGFTVPLWTIVFLVCGVLSMVGLGYAMRGIPISVAYAIWTGIGAALTVSIAMILGSEPVSVLKIIFLGGIVACVVGLRFTGEPTSAQEPATDRSIAEV, from the coding sequence GTGACTAAGAAGGTTTCTACTGGCGCCCACTGGGTCGCACTCTTCGCGAGCGCTGGCCTCGAAGCTGCATGGGCACTCGCCCTCAGCGCGTCAAACGGATTCACCGTTCCACTGTGGACCATTGTGTTTCTTGTCTGCGGTGTACTCAGCATGGTGGGTCTCGGCTACGCGATGCGCGGCATTCCGATCAGTGTTGCCTACGCAATATGGACCGGAATCGGAGCTGCCCTCACGGTTTCTATCGCGATGATCTTGGGTTCTGAACCCGTTTCGGTGCTCAAGATCATCTTCTTGGGAGGAATCGTCGCGTGCGTCGTCGGTCTGCGCTTTACTGGCGAACCAACATCGGCGCAGGAACCCGCGACAGATCGTTCAATCGCTGAGGTCTGA
- a CDS encoding metal-dependent transcriptional regulator, with amino-acid sequence MSVENITASMQNYLKVIWSLEEWSDAPITNSAIAETAGVRLSTVSDALRKLSEHELIDHARYGTVTLTAEGRELAVLMTRRHRLLETFLVRQLEYSWDEVHDVADRLEHAVTDDLVDRIDRVLGYPTRDPHGDPIPSADGRVHRPEAVLLADATAPSTVRVERISDSDAGMLQYFASRGIVVDAELEVQPSEPYSETVAVIVRGEAGGAPVILGTTASNSVWVSDLSD; translated from the coding sequence GTGAGCGTCGAAAATATTACTGCGAGCATGCAGAACTACCTCAAGGTCATCTGGAGCCTTGAGGAGTGGTCAGACGCGCCCATCACGAACTCTGCAATCGCTGAAACGGCAGGGGTGCGACTCTCGACGGTATCTGACGCGCTGCGCAAGCTCTCGGAGCACGAACTCATCGATCATGCGAGGTACGGCACCGTTACCCTTACGGCAGAGGGTCGCGAACTCGCCGTGCTTATGACCCGTCGGCACCGCCTGCTCGAGACGTTCCTCGTGCGCCAACTCGAATATTCGTGGGACGAGGTGCACGACGTGGCAGACCGCCTCGAACACGCCGTCACCGACGATTTGGTGGATCGCATCGACCGTGTTCTCGGATATCCGACGAGAGACCCGCACGGCGATCCGATCCCGAGCGCAGACGGCCGGGTGCACCGACCCGAGGCCGTGCTCCTCGCCGACGCCACCGCGCCGTCTACAGTGCGAGTCGAACGCATTTCTGACTCAGACGCGGGCATGCTGCAGTACTTTGCTTCGCGCGGGATCGTGGTCGACGCAGAACTTGAGGTGCAGCCCAGCGAGCCCTACTCAGAAACCGTTGCGGTAATCGTAAGGGGCGAGGCGGGTGGTGCTCCGGTAATTCTCGGCACCACCGCCTCGAACTCAGTTTGGGTGTCAGACCTCAGCGATTGA
- a CDS encoding DUF488 domain-containing protein: MSTPEIAVARIYDSLGDASADSHTVRVLVDRLWPRGVSREQAAIDLWPKEVTPSNDLRKSWHADPQGHEPEHFEEFKASYREELQTDAAQDALAELATALREERSVLLLTAAKDPEVSHVPVIREALSDALRTS; the protein is encoded by the coding sequence ATGAGCACTCCTGAGATTGCGGTTGCTCGCATCTATGACAGTCTGGGCGACGCTTCGGCCGATTCGCACACGGTGCGCGTGTTGGTGGATCGCCTCTGGCCTCGCGGGGTGAGCCGCGAACAGGCAGCCATAGACCTCTGGCCCAAGGAAGTGACCCCGAGCAACGATCTCAGAAAGTCGTGGCACGCCGATCCACAGGGACACGAGCCCGAGCATTTCGAGGAGTTCAAAGCCTCATACCGTGAGGAGTTGCAGACAGATGCTGCGCAAGATGCGCTCGCAGAACTCGCGACTGCATTACGCGAGGAGAGGAGCGTGCTCCTCCTCACCGCTGCTAAAGATCCCGAGGTCAGTCACGTTCCGGTGATCCGCGAGGCGCTCAGCGATGCGCTACGCACCTCATAA